In Lycium barbarum isolate Lr01 chromosome 9, ASM1917538v2, whole genome shotgun sequence, the DNA window AATTGCACTGCCTACTCCTTGAGCTGCAGGGGTTGATGTACTTAAGGATATATGGGTTCATCCGAACTCAGTAGCTTTGGCTACGACCTTGTATATATGAGAAAAATTGgagtcggctatatgaatccacACGGACCATATTGTGTGGATATCCTGAATTGGCTAAGTTTTGTGTTGGTTGCCAGCCTATCACAAGTTTTGTGTTGGCTGCCAGCCTATCACAACCCTCCTGTTTTATCCGGGCTTGGAACCAGCAATGTGAGCAAGCTCACAAAGGGTTAAACGCGGAGTTCTTttatagtattttttttattCGTTCTTTGTTCTTCTTGATTTGGAAAAACCATCCCTAGCTGAAATCCCCTCCTCTGGGAAAAAGCTGATTGCAGCAACTACAAGGACAATTTTATTAGACATTGACTTGGCTCAGGCAAAAGGTGTAGTAACTTTTGCAGAATTACAGTTTAAAAGCTATAAATGAGTGGAAAAAATACCATGGATGTTACTAGTCTGGCGGAAAAAGAAAACGATAGCAGCCAGCTAAAAGAGAAAAGTCCACTGCTCCGTGCCACTATATCTGGCCTTGAAGAGGTTGTCTGATAAGGAGAACTCTTTTATTGCAACATTAGGGCcttgcatacatcatgtacagcATTCCATTTTAATTCAGAAAATACAAGACAAAGAAACCTAACTAAACAACCCTCTGAAGACGACTTGACTTCCACTTAAAAATAATGACCTTGAATTCAAAATTCCCCATCTCCTCGATTTGTGTTTCCTTAATTTTGAGGGCAGCCTTTACAACAGAGTTGCGACATGATCTTATCTCAATCAGTTGCATTGTGAACTTGCTCCCAAAACTTTCAGGAATTTCCTTCAATTCCCAACACCCTTGCACCACTACTTGCTGAAGACTTGGATATGAGTCATCAGAGGCAGTCCATTTTGACATATCTAGATTCTTTAATTTCAAAACTTTAAGGTTAGGAAACTCCCCGTCCTTAACGTCCCACTGTCCCCCTGTGAAGGCATGATTCTCTAATTTCAGAACTTCAAGGTTGGATAATCTGCCGATGTTTAAAATTTTACTCCAAGGTAGCTCAAGATATACCAGAGTTAACTTCTTAAGGTTTGATGGGTATGTAAAGTCTTCAAAACCGCATGGATCTACCGCTGCCCCAGAGACACCAATCTTGAGCGAATTGAGTTGACTGAGAGAGTCAAAAGCAGGAAAGAATTTGCTAAAAGCTGTTCCTGAACCATATAATCGACAACTGAGTTTTTCAAGATTGGGTAATCTTTTCATAAAATTCTGGTGATTCACCCCATGATTAATAACCAGATCGGAACACGTTTTCAAGTTGTCAAGATCCTCGAAAAGTTGACATATATGTAGACAAGTTATATGCAGATGTCTCAAGCTTGTCATATCCCAAATGGAATTTGGAATGCAGGTTTTATGATAGATTCCGGTCACTATAAATGTCTCTAGCTCCTTTAGGTTGCATATTGGATACGGAATGTAATCAGAATACTGCAGCTCCAAATACTTCAAATGAATCAGGTATTGTAATGCATATACAAGTGCCTTACGCAGCTTTAcggaactcaaatctaacactcTCAGGTGTTTCCATGATCTAGTCAAATCTAAATCGACCAAAGGAGAATATACACTGGGAATGAATCGTAAGGTGGTGATAGTTCGCCCAAAACTAACTTCACAAGCTGGTGCAACGATATTCATATGTCTAGAACTAACTTTTGAAGATGGAAATATAGTCACACTGGTTAAAGAAGGAGAGTAAGTGTCAGAGCCATTAATTGATTATTATAATAAACAACAAGAAGCTAGAAACACAATTAAATTGGTTTCACTTACAGCTGATCATGTATCTTCAGCAAAAAGTTGCCATATTTAGCTTTTACCAAGCTAAATTCATGTattaaatcatgaatgttgacgGCTTTGAGCTCCCCTGAAAAATTTATTTTAGCTACCATCACTAGGTTGCTCCTTATTAAATCCATCAAGTAATCCATTGCAACCAACTCTAAGCTCTTCGATGTAGTACTAGCTTCCACAAAATTTTCCGCGATCCATAGTCGTATCAGTTTTTTAACAGGAACTTTCTGGTCCTCTAAAAATGAACCAAAATAGAGAAAGCATTTTTGCAAATGAACGGGCAAGTGTTGGTAACTCGATTCAATTATATCCATGCAACCTTGCATTTTTGACTTCAAACTTTCACCTATTTCTTTCCAGTAAAGTACTTCCTTATCATGTTTTGCAAGAAGACCGGCCACCAATACAATTGCAAGGGGTAATCCTCCACACTTTCTCGCTATTTTCTTACCAATCTCCTCGAGTTCTTGAGGGCAATAATTGTCTTTTTTGAATACCATCTCCTTCATTAGCATCCAACTTTCTTCTTCTGTGAACAAACGAAGGTGATGAGGACCCAAAGAGATCATGGCATATGTGGCCATCGATTCAAGCCTGGTTGTCAAAATGATCCTACTTCCTCTATCATCATCTGGAAAAGGTCTCTTTATATCATCCCATGCCTCGGAACTCCACACATCATCCACAACAATGAGGTACCTCTTTCCCTTCAAACTTCTGTATAACTTCTCAGCTAGTTCATCATTACTCATTATTTTGGTACTATCATCAAGCTCACGAGTACGACACAATAATTCAAACAAGAGAGCTCTCTTATCATACGATTGGGAAGAACGACACCACAAGCGAATGTCAAAGCGATTGGAAATGGCTTCATGATCATACAATTTCTTAGCCAAAGTTGTTTTTCCTAGTCCTGGCATTCCAAAAATTGAGATCACATCTAATTCTCGAGGCCCTGTCACAAGTTGCTCTATCAGCATTTCAGTCTCTCTCTCAAAGCCGACCATCGCTTCCTTTACTTTAATGAACTTGATGTTCTTTCTAACGGAGGGaggaataatttttttattttattttttcaatcaGTAAACAAGAAAGGTGGAGGGAGGAATAATTGAAGAAAGACTCATGCGCTCCACTTTGGCTCTTTAGTTTGGTAAAGCCCATTAGGGAAACTTTTGCTTGGAAAGTAGAAGGAACGAAATGGGAAAATACCAATAGGGAAGTGAAGAATATAGCTTTCTTTTGTGCTGATGCTCAAAAAGCACATAAGTCACCCAATACTcagcaaaaataaataaagtaattaaaagaTGCCCACTAAGATTTAAACAACAGAATGACCAGGGGTGGAGCTACAGTTCCACTTACAGATTCGACAGCGTGCTACTAGCAGCAACATCAAATAAATCTTGTATCATCACAACCACCGTAAATCACAACCAGCAACACCAAACAGTATCTCTTATAGACCACTTGAATCTGGCTCTTCCTCTTCGCCAAGCAAAGTTGGACATTAATCTGTGTCGATGACCACTATCaaaaaacagaaaagaaaaatAGATAGTTCAATATATTAACATTTCCATTAATGGGTAAACCTTgagggtcgtttggttgctggttaggagCTAAGTAATTCATGTATTAAATCCTGCCGAAGTAATATCATGTTTGGTAGCATTCTTTTGCTATGCACGTAATGCGGTATTTGGTTTGCAATTTGGAAACTCGCATAACTAAAACGTGTACTCCTTCCCTCCCCAAAgtgattgtcttagtttgacttgacatgaagttaagaaataaagaaagtcttttgaaatgtgtggcccaaaacaagtcttagatatttatgtggctataaatcatctcataaagttaaattatttctaaatatataaatgtgtCGATCTTTTggggacaaactaataaggaaagtaagataatctttttgggacggagggagtataagttatgaggaaatttgtgtattattttatgcaggatatatagaagatgaaataactaaaccctgcatgcataactaatccctgcataaaataatacatagagtCCCTCATAACTAACCTTTGCATTAATTACTAGGCATAATACGTAAACAgaccctcaaacttggcctcagatggcaagtatgccctccagcTTTGGGTGTGTACAAGTAGGTgtctcaacttgtataaaattgAACACATAAACGCTAATGCTGATGTTTCAGGTTTAACAGAGGTTTCAGGTTT includes these proteins:
- the LOC132609476 gene encoding putative late blight resistance protein homolog R1A-10, which translates into the protein MVGFERETEMLIEQLVTGPRELDVISIFGMPGLGKTTLAKKLYDHEAISNRFDIRLWCRSSQSYDKRALLFELLCRTRELDDSTKIMSNDELAEKLYRSLKGKRYLIVVDDVWSSEAWDDIKRPFPDDDRGSRIILTTRLESMATYAMISLGPHHLRLFTEEESWMLMKEMVFKKDNYCPQELEEIGKKIARKCGGLPLAIVLVAGLLAKHDKEVLYWKEIGESLKSKMQGCMDIIESSYQHLPVHLQKCFLYFGSFLEDQKVPVKKLIRLWIAENFVEASTTSKSLELVAMDYLMDLIRSNLVMVAKINFSGELKAVNIHDLIHEFSLVKAKYGNFLLKIHDQLVTIFPSSKVSSRHMNIVAPACEVSFGRTITTLRFIPSVYSPLVDLDLTRSWKHLRVLDLSSVKLRKALVYALQYLIHLKYLELQYSDYIPYPICNLKELETFIVTGIYHKTCIPNSIWDMTSLRHLHITCLHICQLFEDLDNLKTCSDLVINHGVNHQNFMKRLPNLEKLSCRLYGSGTAFSKFFPAFDSLSQLNSLKIGVSGAAVDPCGFEDFTYPSNLKKLTLVYLELPWSKILNIGRLSNLEVLKLENHAFTGGQWDVKDGEFPNLKVLKLKNLDMSKWTASDDSYPSLQQVVVQGCWELKEIPESFGSKFTMQLIEIRSCRNSVVKAALKIKETQIEEMGNFEFKVIIFKWKSSRLQRVV